One genomic window of Musa acuminata AAA Group cultivar baxijiao unplaced genomic scaffold, Cavendish_Baxijiao_AAA HiC_scaffold_1137, whole genome shotgun sequence includes the following:
- the LOC135584992 gene encoding geranylgeranyl transferase type-1 subunit beta-like isoform X1 — MDASASLRLERERHLLFLEMMALGLPKEYESQEVNRLTLAYFAISGLSILDSLDRVDKDQVANWVLSFQAHPRMVADLDSGEFYGFCGSRTSQFSTSICEVSRQNCSHLASTYCALAILKMIGYNLSNISAESILISMRNLQQPDGSFMPIHFGAETDLRFVYCAAAICSMLNNWTGMDKEKAKDYIVKCQSYDGGFGLVPGSESHGGATYCGVAALQLMGFIGADICSKQAQSAVIDVPLLVEWSLKRQSFDGGIQGRCNKPSDTCYAFWVGGVLKMLGVYEFIDKDALHDFILSCQSKYGGFTKFPENMLPDLYHSYYSFAALSLLGEPGLRPLCVELGITASDDGHGK; from the exons ATGGATGCGTCGGCGAGCCTGAGGCTGGAGCGGGAGCGGCACCTGCTCTTTCTAGAGATGATGGCGTTGGGGCTGCCGAAGGAGTACGAGTCGCAGGAGGTCAACCGCCTCACCCTCGCCTACTTCGCAATCTCCGGCCTCAGCATCCTCGATTCCCTCGATCGG GTTGACAAGGATCAAGTAGCCAATTGGGTTCTGTCCTTCCAAGCACATCCAAGAATGGTGGCTGACTTGGATAGTG GAGAATTTTACGGTTTTTGTGGATCTAGAACTTCACAGTTCTCCACCAGTATTTGTGAG GTTTCTAGACAGAATTGTAGTCACTTAGCAAGTACTTACTGTGCTCTAGCCATATTGAAGATGATCGGCTACAATTTGTCAAATATTAGTGCTGAATCAATTTTGATTTCAATGAGAAACCTTCAACAACCTGATGGAAG CTTTATGCCAATTCATTTTGGGGCAGAAACGGATCTCCGCTTTGTGTACTGTGCTG CTGCCATCTGTTCTATGCTTAATAATTGGACTGGAATGGACAAAGAAAAGGCTAAGGATTATATAGTAAAGTGTCAG TCATATGATGGTGGCTTTGGTTTAGTACCAGGTTCAGAGTCTCATG GTGGTGCAACTTATTGCGGAGTTGCAGCTCTCCAGCTAATGGGTTTTATTGGAGCAGATATCTGTTCTAAACAAGCACAGTCTGCAGTAATTGATGTGCCATTGCTGGTAGAGTGGAGCTTAAAG AGGCAATCATTTGATGGGGGCATTCAAGGTAGATGTAACAAGCCCAGTGACACATGTTATGCCTTTTG GGTTGGCGGGGTACTGAAGATGCTAGGTGTTTACGAGTTCATCGATAAGGATGCGCTGCATGACTTCATACTTTCTTGCCAGTCCAAG TACGGTGGCTTCACAAAGTTCCCAGAGAACATGCTGCCTGACCTGTATCATTCATACTATAGTTTTGCTGCATTGAGCTTGTTGGGGGAACCAGGACTTCGACCACTTTGTGTTGAACTGGGAATCACTGCTTCGGATGATGGGCATGGGAAATGA
- the LOC135584992 gene encoding geranylgeranyl transferase type-1 subunit beta-like isoform X2, whose translation MDASASLRLERERHLLFLEMMALGLPKEYESQEVNRLTLAYFAISGLSILDSLDRVDKDQVANWVLSFQAHPRMVADLDSGEFYGFCGSRTSQFSTSICEVSRQNCSHLASTYCALAILKMIGYNLSNISAESILISMRNLQQPDGSFMPIHFGAETDLRFVYCAAAICSMLNNWTGMDKEKAKDYIVKCQSYDGGFGLVPGSESHGGATYCGVAALQLMGFIGADICSKQAQSAVIDVPLLVEWSLKRQSFDGGIQGRCNKPSDTCYAFWVGGVLKMLGVYEFIDKDALHDFILSCQSKVMMLLS comes from the exons ATGGATGCGTCGGCGAGCCTGAGGCTGGAGCGGGAGCGGCACCTGCTCTTTCTAGAGATGATGGCGTTGGGGCTGCCGAAGGAGTACGAGTCGCAGGAGGTCAACCGCCTCACCCTCGCCTACTTCGCAATCTCCGGCCTCAGCATCCTCGATTCCCTCGATCGG GTTGACAAGGATCAAGTAGCCAATTGGGTTCTGTCCTTCCAAGCACATCCAAGAATGGTGGCTGACTTGGATAGTG GAGAATTTTACGGTTTTTGTGGATCTAGAACTTCACAGTTCTCCACCAGTATTTGTGAG GTTTCTAGACAGAATTGTAGTCACTTAGCAAGTACTTACTGTGCTCTAGCCATATTGAAGATGATCGGCTACAATTTGTCAAATATTAGTGCTGAATCAATTTTGATTTCAATGAGAAACCTTCAACAACCTGATGGAAG CTTTATGCCAATTCATTTTGGGGCAGAAACGGATCTCCGCTTTGTGTACTGTGCTG CTGCCATCTGTTCTATGCTTAATAATTGGACTGGAATGGACAAAGAAAAGGCTAAGGATTATATAGTAAAGTGTCAG TCATATGATGGTGGCTTTGGTTTAGTACCAGGTTCAGAGTCTCATG GTGGTGCAACTTATTGCGGAGTTGCAGCTCTCCAGCTAATGGGTTTTATTGGAGCAGATATCTGTTCTAAACAAGCACAGTCTGCAGTAATTGATGTGCCATTGCTGGTAGAGTGGAGCTTAAAG AGGCAATCATTTGATGGGGGCATTCAAGGTAGATGTAACAAGCCCAGTGACACATGTTATGCCTTTTG GGTTGGCGGGGTACTGAAGATGCTAGGTGTTTACGAGTTCATCGATAAGGATGCGCTGCATGACTTCATACTTTCTTGCCAGTCCAAGGTGATGATGCTACTCTCCTGA